The following are encoded in a window of Streptomyces sp. Go-475 genomic DNA:
- the katG gene encoding catalase/peroxidase HPI has translation MTENHDAIVTDPKSEEAGGGCPVAHGRALHPTQGGGNRQWWPERLNLKILAKNPEVANPLGEDFDYAEAFQNLDLAAVKRDIAEVLTTSQDWWPADFGNYGPLMIRMAWHSAGTYRISDGRGGAGAGQQRFAPLNSWPDNGNLDKARRLLWPVKKKYGQSISWADLMILTGNVALEQMGFETFGFAGGREDVWEPEEDVYWGPETTWLDDKRYSGDRELENPLGAVQMGLIYVNPEGPNGNPDPIAAARDIRETFRRMAMNDEETVALIAGGHTFGKTHGAGPADHVGADPEAASMEEQGLGWKSTYGTGKGGDAITSGLEVTWTATPTQWSNGFFKNLFEFEYELEQSPAGAHQWVAKDAPEIVPDAHDSSKKHRPKMLTTDLALRFDPIYEPISRRFYENPDQFADAFARAWFKLTHRDMGPKSLYLGPEVPEETLIWQDPLPEPEGELIDAEDIKTLKTKLLESGLSVSQLVSTAWASASTFRGSDKRGGANGARIRLEPQRGWEVNEPDELAQVLRVLEGIQQEFNSGAGAKKVSLADLIVLGGSAAVEKAAKEAGFQVEVPFAAGRVDATEQHTDAESFEALEPTADGFRNYLGKGNRLPAEYLLLDRANLLTLSAPEMTVLVGGLRVLGANYQQSQLGVFTTTPGSLTNDFFVNLLDLGITWKSTSEDQTTFEGRDAATGEVKWAGSRADLVFGSNSELRALAEVYASDDAKEKFVKDFVDAWVKVMNLDRFDLV, from the coding sequence ATGACTGAGAACCACGACGCGATCGTCACCGACCCGAAGTCGGAGGAGGCAGGAGGCGGCTGCCCGGTGGCGCACGGCCGCGCGCTGCACCCGACCCAGGGCGGTGGCAACCGGCAGTGGTGGCCCGAGCGGCTCAACCTGAAGATCCTCGCCAAGAACCCCGAGGTGGCCAACCCCCTCGGTGAGGACTTCGACTACGCCGAGGCGTTCCAGAACCTCGACCTCGCGGCCGTCAAACGCGACATCGCCGAGGTGCTCACCACCTCGCAGGACTGGTGGCCGGCCGACTTCGGCAACTACGGCCCGCTGATGATCCGTATGGCCTGGCACAGCGCGGGCACCTACCGCATCAGCGACGGCCGCGGCGGCGCCGGCGCCGGCCAGCAGCGCTTCGCGCCGCTGAACAGCTGGCCGGACAACGGCAACCTGGACAAGGCCCGCCGCCTGCTGTGGCCGGTGAAGAAGAAGTACGGCCAGTCCATCTCCTGGGCCGACCTCATGATCCTCACCGGCAACGTCGCCCTGGAGCAGATGGGCTTCGAGACCTTCGGCTTCGCCGGCGGCCGCGAGGACGTGTGGGAGCCGGAGGAGGACGTCTACTGGGGTCCCGAGACCACCTGGCTCGACGACAAGCGCTACTCGGGCGACCGTGAGCTGGAGAACCCGCTCGGCGCGGTCCAGATGGGCCTCATCTACGTCAACCCCGAGGGCCCGAACGGCAACCCGGACCCGATCGCCGCGGCCCGCGACATCCGTGAGACGTTCCGCCGCATGGCGATGAACGACGAGGAGACCGTCGCCCTGATCGCCGGCGGACACACCTTCGGCAAGACCCACGGCGCCGGCCCCGCCGACCACGTCGGCGCCGACCCCGAGGCCGCCTCCATGGAGGAGCAGGGCCTGGGCTGGAAGAGCACCTACGGCACGGGCAAGGGCGGCGACGCCATCACCTCCGGCCTGGAGGTCACCTGGACGGCCACGCCCACCCAGTGGAGCAACGGCTTCTTCAAGAACCTCTTCGAGTTCGAGTACGAGCTGGAGCAGAGCCCGGCCGGCGCCCACCAGTGGGTCGCCAAGGACGCCCCGGAGATCGTGCCGGACGCGCACGACTCCTCGAAGAAGCACCGCCCGAAGATGCTCACCACCGACCTGGCGCTGCGCTTCGACCCGATCTACGAGCCCATCTCCCGCCGGTTCTACGAGAACCCCGACCAGTTCGCGGACGCCTTCGCCCGCGCCTGGTTCAAGCTGACCCACCGTGACATGGGCCCGAAGTCCCTGTACCTCGGCCCGGAGGTCCCGGAGGAGACCCTGATCTGGCAGGACCCGCTGCCGGAGCCCGAGGGCGAGCTCATCGACGCCGAGGACATCAAGACCCTCAAGACCAAGCTCCTGGAGTCGGGTCTGAGCGTCTCGCAGCTGGTGTCCACCGCGTGGGCGTCGGCCTCCACCTTCCGCGGCAGCGACAAGCGCGGCGGCGCCAACGGCGCCCGCATCCGCCTGGAGCCGCAGCGCGGCTGGGAGGTCAACGAGCCCGACGAGCTGGCCCAGGTCCTGCGCGTCCTGGAAGGCATCCAGCAGGAGTTCAACTCCGGCGCCGGTGCCAAGAAGGTCTCCCTGGCCGACCTGATCGTCCTCGGTGGCTCCGCCGCCGTGGAGAAGGCCGCCAAGGAAGCCGGCTTCCAGGTGGAGGTCCCCTTCGCCGCTGGCCGGGTGGACGCGACGGAGCAGCACACCGACGCCGAGTCCTTCGAGGCGCTCGAGCCGACCGCCGACGGGTTCCGCAACTACCTCGGCAAGGGCAACCGCCTGCCGGCCGAGTACCTGCTGCTCGACCGCGCGAACCTGCTCACGCTGAGCGCCCCCGAGATGACCGTCCTGGTCGGCGGCCTGCGGGTGCTGGGCGCCAACTACCAGCAGTCCCAGCTCGGCGTGTTCACCACGACGCCCGGCTCGCTGACCAACGACTTCTTCGTCAACCTGCTCGACCTGGGCATCACGTGGAAGTCGACGTCCGAGGACCAGACCACGTTCGAGGGCCGCGACGCCGCCACCGGCGAGGTCAAGTGGGCCGGCTCCCGCGCCGACCTGGTCTTCGGCTCGAACTCCGAGCTGCGGGCCCTCGCCGAGGTCTACGCGAGCGACGACGCGAAGGAGAAGTTCGTCAAGGACTTCGTCGACGCGTGGGTCAAGGTCATGAACCTGGACCGGTTCGACCTGGTCTGA
- a CDS encoding Tat pathway signal sequence domain protein: MTGRQGPAVSRRSLIGAGLGISAAGLTAVGSAPALAAGRAGARPASAPARGYAFLAAAMDAYPGHGGIRLAQSYTDQAGLFSTAFTYDNALAVLAHLAARTAHGLTRAEALGDALLYAQLHDPAYDDGRLRQAYNVGPYTFYDGAPQPDGFVRPDGTVNVGTQFGFTGTAVGDMAWAGIALSALARRTGARRFLTAAVRIGEWIERTGRTDEPLGGYKFGVDGANQPLPFTSTEHNTDLVCLFGRLARLTGDRVWLERRARAEAFVRRMWEPSGGFFYTGTNDGVTVNRSPVPEDTQTWTHLALGSGRFSRSLDWAAAELAVLDHSGRTNSTVPAGQSYEGVTFSSASLLADEDAPIAAGQPKPDRNGVWFEGTAHLALALRDRGARGDEARARRLLASAEKAQDLLGGGQTVGGGALPERCGVVSASSPLDTGFGFGYYPYRHTGATAWYLMAAARYNPLKA; this comes from the coding sequence ATGACTGGCAGACAAGGCCCGGCGGTCAGCCGGCGTTCGCTCATCGGTGCCGGACTCGGCATCAGCGCCGCGGGGCTCACCGCCGTCGGCTCGGCACCGGCCCTGGCGGCCGGCCGGGCCGGGGCACGTCCCGCGTCGGCCCCGGCCCGGGGGTACGCCTTCCTCGCCGCCGCCATGGACGCCTACCCCGGCCACGGCGGCATCCGCCTGGCCCAGAGCTACACCGACCAGGCCGGGCTGTTCAGCACGGCGTTCACGTACGACAACGCCCTGGCCGTTCTCGCCCACCTCGCCGCCCGCACCGCGCACGGCCTGACCAGGGCCGAGGCGCTGGGCGACGCCCTGCTGTACGCGCAGCTCCACGACCCGGCGTACGACGACGGCAGGCTCCGGCAGGCCTACAACGTCGGCCCGTACACCTTCTACGACGGCGCGCCGCAGCCCGACGGCTTCGTACGGCCGGACGGCACCGTCAACGTCGGCACCCAGTTCGGTTTCACCGGCACGGCGGTGGGCGACATGGCCTGGGCGGGTATCGCGCTGAGCGCGCTGGCCCGCCGCACCGGGGCGCGCCGCTTCCTCACGGCTGCCGTGCGGATCGGCGAGTGGATCGAGCGGACGGGCCGGACCGACGAGCCGCTCGGCGGCTACAAGTTCGGGGTGGACGGGGCGAACCAGCCGTTGCCGTTCACCTCGACCGAGCACAACACGGACCTGGTCTGCCTGTTCGGCCGGCTGGCCCGGCTCACCGGCGACCGGGTGTGGCTGGAGCGGCGGGCGCGGGCCGAGGCGTTCGTGCGGCGCATGTGGGAGCCGTCCGGGGGCTTCTTCTACACCGGGACCAACGACGGCGTGACGGTCAACCGGTCGCCGGTTCCGGAGGACACCCAGACCTGGACGCACCTGGCGCTCGGCTCCGGCCGGTTCTCCCGTTCGCTGGACTGGGCCGCGGCGGAGCTGGCGGTCCTGGACCACTCCGGCCGCACGAACAGCACGGTCCCCGCCGGGCAGTCGTACGAGGGGGTCACCTTCAGTTCGGCGAGCCTCCTCGCGGACGAGGACGCCCCGATCGCGGCGGGGCAGCCCAAGCCCGACCGCAACGGCGTGTGGTTCGAGGGGACGGCGCACCTCGCGCTCGCCCTGCGGGACCGCGGGGCGCGGGGTGACGAGGCACGCGCCCGGCGTCTGCTCGCGTCGGCCGAGAAGGCCCAGGACCTGCTGGGCGGCGGTCAGACCGTGGGCGGCGGGGCACTGCCGGAGCGCTGTGGCGTGGTGTCCGCGAGCAGCCCGCTGGACACCGGGTTCGGCTTCGGCTACTACCCCTACCGGCACACGGGCGCGACCGCCTGGTACCTGATGGCGGCGGCGCGGTACAACCCGCTCAAGGCGTGA